TTATGATCTTCCACCTGTGAGTAAAACTCACATCATCATGCGCGCATTATGCATGTTTTTTTCGCTCGAGGCCTATATTTTGACGATACTGATCAAGGAAGTGCGGAGGAGGGTCCGCTGCTTCCCGGTCGAGGAGGAGACATCTTGACAAGTCCAACACGCATCGAGGCCGATTACGTCCTCGAAACATATCTGCCGCCGGAGCAGGCAGCGGCAATCATTGCCGGCGAACAGTCGAGCGGCACGTTTGTCGCGGTGCCAGGCGAAACGCCCGAGTTGAAAGCTCGATCGGCAGCAAGGGTGGAACGTCTGGAGCCGATCGCCACGTACAACGGCACCCCCGCTCTCGAAGGGCGTTATGCGGCGAACGAGACCATGTCGTTGCATCGTGTCGAAATGACCCTTTCCTGGCCCTGTGAGACCGTCGGAACCTCGCTTCCCAACGTGATCGCAACGGTCGCCGGAAATCTGTTTGAACTCGCCTGCGTCACTGGACTTCGCATCACCGACATAAGGCTTCCGCCTCCCTTCTTCCAGAAATACAAAGGCCCGGCCTTCGGGATCGCGGGTACGCGAGACCTAAGTGGCGTTGCCAAAGGACCGCTCATCGGGACCATCGTCAAGCCAAGTGTCGGCCTGACCGCCGAGCAGACCGCTTCACTTGTGAAGGAACTCGTGGATGGTGGCATCGACTTCATCAAGGATGACGAGCTTCAGAGCGACTCCACGATCTGCCCCTTTGACGCCCGCGTCGATAGTGTCATGCGTGTAATCAATAATGCTGCTGACCGAACCGGCAAGAAGGTCATGTATGCGTTCAACCTTACCGGTGATATGGATGAGATGCGTCATCGTCACGACAAACTCGTGGCGGCCGGTGCGACATGCATGATGGTAAGCCTGAACTCGGTGGGCCTTGCGGGCTTTCTGGATCTAAGGTCGAGCAGTGAGCTTCCCATCCACGCGCATCGAAATGGATGGGGCTATCTGAGCCGGCATCCTTCGCTCGGCTGGTCTTACATAGCGTGGCAAAAGATCTGGCGCCTCGCTGGCGCCGACCATATGCACGTCAACGGCATCGACAACAAGTTTTCAGAAGACAATGACTCCGTACTTCGGTCGGCGCGCGAATGCCTGACACCAATGTCCGCCGACAAGCCATGTCTGGCCGTGCCGGTTTTCTCGAGCGGTCAGACCGCGCGTCAGGCCCATGGCACATATGCGGGGTTGCAGTCGGAGGACTTGATCGTAACTGCGGGAGGAGGGATCGTCGCTCATCCGAAAGGACCTGCGGCAGGCGTTCAAGCTCTTCGAGATGCTTATCAGGCAGCCATCACTGGAGAAAGCCTGGAGTCTGCCGCCAGACGGAGCGACGAACTCAAGCTTGCTATGGAAATGCGAGCATGAAGCGCGCCATTTCACCACTCCCGCCAGGCCCCCTGGTGTCCTTTTATGGCGATGACTTTACGGGATCGTCCGCGTCGATGGAAGCATTCGCCTGGCAGGGGATCAAGACGGTGCTCTTTCTGGGGGTTCCTTCAGCGGAACGCCTCGCCGAGTTTCCCGACTATCGCTGCATCGGTATTGCTGGCATTGCACGATCAAAGAGCCCGTCCTGGATGGACGCTCACTTGCCGGCCATCTTCGAACGACTGGCGCAGACTGGCGCACCCGTCATACAGTATAAAGTCTGCTCAACCTTTGACTCTGCCCCGCATATCGGCTCCATCGGAAGGGCCGCCGATATAGGTGCAAAGCTGTTCCCCGGTCCGATACCGATGTTGGTGGGGGATCTTGGAATGGGGCGAGTGCAGATTTTTGGAAATCTCTTTGCTCAGGCCGATGGCGTTTATTATCGGTTGGATCGCCATCCAACGATGGCAGAACATCCATCAACACCTATGCGGGAATCGGATCTGGCGCGCCATCTGGCTTCCCAGACAAACTTGCCGGTGTCGAACATCGACATGCACCAGTTAAGGCGGGATGCCGATGACCCCGCGAATTGGGAGCTTCCGGAAAACTCGCAAATTTACTCGATCGATTTGCTCGATGTGGAGACACTGCGCGCCGCAGGGCAAGCCATCTGGACCATGGGGAAGGCGCAAAAATTCGTCATAGGATCCCAGGGCGTTCAAGCGGCTCTTGCATCTTACTGGCGTTCGGAAGGACTCTTGACGGATCCGCCTGTCGAAACGTCGATCCGGGCCGTTGACCGGATTGCGGTGGTCTCTGGTTCCGTTTCCCCCATGACCGCTACACAGATCGAGCACGCAACGTCGCATGGTTATGAAGCAATACGGCTCGATTTGGACCGGGTGTCCGACCGGAATGCATGGAACGCGGAAATCAACCAGGCGGTGGACAAGTCAAAGGCTGTGTTGTCCGCCGGCCGGGATCCGCTGGTGTTCACGGCGAGAGGGCCTGACGACCCGGCAGTGCGGCAGTTCAGGGAGAAATTCTACAGCGATCGGAAAACCGCCGAAGCGGTGAATGATCTCATTGGCAGCAGCCTTGGCCAGATATTGGATAGGCTGATCACGGAAACCGGCCTTACTCGGGTGGTGCTGTCTGGAGGCGACACTTCGAGCCACGCCGCATTGCACCTGAAAATTGACGCGTTGACCAGTGTGGCGAAGCTCGCTCCGGGCGGTCCCTTGTGCCGGGCTCATTCCACGGACCCGTCGAGGAACGGGATTGAGATTGCAATGAAGGGTGGGCAGGTGGGAGCGGCCGATTACTTCGTCGCGGCAAGGAACGGCCGGACCTAGGCCCCTGGCGAGCGGGTGAGCCTGTGCGATCACGGCCGGAGTTGGCGCATATTTTTTGGCTTTTGGGAGGAGAACGACATGCCGCAAGAGAAGAAAACGAGGGTTGCCCTTGTAACGGGTTCCGCAATGGGGATTGGTTACGCCATTGCTCATCAGCTTGCGTCGGATGGATACACCGTCATTATTGCCGACATAAACGAGGAGGCAGCAGATAAAGCTGCTAGCGAGCTTGGAGCGGTAAATTTAAAAGCCCGGTCCGTCGTGATGGATGTCGGCAACCCCGATTCGATCGCGAACGCCTTCGACGTCGTTGCGAGAGAGTATGGTCGTTGCGATGTCCTCGTTAATAATGCCGGGATAGCAAAGACCTTTCCGTTCATCGACTTTCCGTACGACAACTGGGCCGCGACGCTCAACATCAACGTCACGGGCACGTTTCTGTGCAGTCAACATGCCGCCAGATTAATGCAGAGCTCACGCTGGGGCAGGATCATCAACATTGCGTCGGTCGCGGGCGAACGCGCCGTGGGCCATGGTCGAACCGCTTATGGTGTTTCAAAGGCGGCGGTCATCGGGCTCACGCGGCAGATGTCTGCTGAGCTGGCGACCTATGGGATAACCAGCAATGCCGTTGCGCCAGGGCCAGTGGATACTCCGCTGACGGAAGTTCTGCATTCCGCGGAGTTCCGGGCAACATACACCGCAGCAATTCCCGCAAAAAGATATGGGAAGCCCAGCGAGATTGCGGCGGCGGTTTCCTTCCTCGCTTCCGATGGGGCGGGTTATGTGAATGGCGCGGTCATTCCCGTAGACGGCGGCTTTCTCGCAGCCGGTGCGCTTCCGGTCTAGAGGTCGGCATCCGCTGCCCGGATGAGCCAGCCGTCCGACCTTTCAGAAGGTTCCCCGGTTGGCCGGTACTTTAGATGACATGCATCCGCTCAAGTGGCGGAAAACCTAGCCAAGTTTCAAGATCAACTCATCGACGTGCGTAACCTGGGAGGTATCGCGCGCAAAAGGAGTATGCCTTATGGAAAAGCTGCAATTCAGAAAAGGCTCTTCATCAGTTCCATTCTTCAAGACCATGCAGGCAGTCCCGGCGGGGATGATGCTCATTCCACTCATTATGGGCGTGCTCATCAACTCGTTTGCGCCGGACGCGCTGAAGATTGGCGGCTTCACCCAAGCCTTGTTCAAGGACGGCGCTCTGGCGCTCATAGGCTTGCTGATTTTTGCCACCGGTGCACAGATTACCGGAAGCCACAGCGGCAAGGCGGCCGCCGCTACCACCGGCGTGGTGCTGGTCTGCAAGACGCTCATTCCCGCCGCGATCGCCGTCATTCTGGGGCTGATCTTCGGTCTGGAGGGCTTCTGGGGAATATCCATCCTGGCGTTGCTTGCGATCATGGGGAACAGCAATGGAGCCTTGTGGTTGGCTTTCGCCGGTGAGTACGGAGACGAACGGGACACAGGCGCCTACGTTGCCAGCGCTTTCGATGATGGCCCCTTCCTCGCCATGATTTTCCTTGGGGCTTCGGGGCTTGGCCAGATCCCCGTCATGGCTCTGGTGGCAGCGATCGTACCGTTTGCGTTGGGTTTGCTTGTCGGCGCTGTCGATCGCGAGTGGACTCGAGTGCTCGATAGTGTGCCGAGCATTACAATCCCCTTCATGTCGTTCGCCGTGGGCACCGGCATCAGCCTGGGCGCCGTTCTTACTGGTGGGTTGCAGGGTCTTTTCCTCGGCGTCGGTGTGGTCCTGTTCACCGGCGGCCTCACATATCTCGGATATCGTCATATACTGCGTCGCGGTCCCAAAAGCGGTATCGGTTTCGCCGCGGGCACCACTGCCGGAAACGCCGTGGCCGTGCCGATGGCGGTGGCCGTCGCCGATCCGCGCTTTCTGCCATTCGTCGAGTCGGCAACGGCGCAAACCGCGACGGCAGTTCTGGTAACGGCGGTTCTGGCTCCGATCGTCGCTTCCTGGGTTCTCAGGAAATCTGGAGGGCTCAGTGTCCATGATCCCGTAGCGGAGAACGTGGCAGCCGCATAATTTCGGCCTGCGATGACAGCTTGTTCAAACAAGTCGCGACTGGTTTGGATCGCAGCTAGGTCACCGCTCCATCAAGCAAAACAGAAGAAGCGCTCGACACGATGTCGGGCGCTTATTTCGGTCTTTCAGTGCGAATCAGCTACCCCGCCGGCACTCCTCCAGATCAACTCATTGCCGAGTGTCCAATGGACTGTCTTATCTGGCGAGCACTCCGGGCGGGAGGCGTACCAAATTGCCGCAGATACTCGCGGCTAAACTGGGACGGGCTCTCGTAGCCCACCGCGAAGGCGACGTCCGATGCGTTGCGATCGCCTGCGAGCAATAACTGGCGTGCTTCCTGTAATCGGAGCTGCTTTTGATATTGAAGAGGGCTAAGGCCAGTCATGGCCAGAAAGTGCCGATGCAGGCTTGCTCGACTCATTCCGCTTGCATTGCAAAGCTCTTCAATCCGCAGCTGCGCGTTGTAGTTGTCCCTTATCCAGGCTACCGCGCGCCTGATGCGATCCAGTGGGCCCTCGGGCTGGGCAATCTGACGCAATAGACGACCCTGCGGACCTTGCAGGAGACGATAGAGCAATTCCCGCTCAGCCATCGGAGCAAGAACGGGAATGTCGGCAGGGGTATCGAGCAACGACAGCAGGCGCAGCAGGGTATCGCGCAACGCAGGGGTCATCGGGTTGATCGATATGCCGACACCGCGCGGATCGGCGTCCCGGACCTGCGGCATTGTGGACGCGACGTCCGCCAGGATCGCAGGATCGAGGATCAGCGAGACGGCAATATAGGGTTTGCCGTCGCCCGCATCCATAACTTGGCCGATTAGCGGCAAATCGAGCGCGCTGATCAGGTAATGTGAGGGATCGTAGGACAAACGCTGGTCGTTAATCGCGACGTGCTTCGACCCCTGCAGAATGAAGCAAATCATGGAACGGTAGAGACATGGTGCTTTGCCGGTCGTGGCCCGTCCTATGCTGAGCTCCAGCCGCGGGATCGATGTGACGACCAAACCTGGAGATGCGTGGCGAAGTGCAATGTCGATGTGCTGAGGAAGCTCGTCTGTCATTTCGATATTATGGCATCGTTGTTCGTATGCGTAAAGTGATTGAGACAATCAGGCAAAACGTTGAGAGGATCAGGTGGGTTTGAAGAAGCGTCATCAAGTAGGTTGGCGGCATGGAGAGGGCGCTTCTTGTCGCCGTCTCACAATTGGATGACTTGAAAGGACCCAACCATGACCAACCAGATCGCACTTATTACCGGCGCCAGCCGCGGCCTTGGCCGTAACATCGCGCTTCATCTCGCAAAACGTGGTGTCCATATCATCGGCACCTATCGCAGCGGCTCGGCAGAAGCGGAGGCATTGCGTCACGAGATCGAAGCTCTGGGCGGCAAGGCTGTGATGCTGGCGCTCGATGTCACTGATGTGGCGAGCTTTGCTGCATTCGCGGGGCAGGTGGCAAATGCTCTCGTGGCGGAGTTCGGCCGTGAGCGCTTCGACTTCCTCGTCAACAATGCCGGAAACGGTTTGTTCGCCAACTTCACGGAAGCGACGGAAGAACAATTCGAATCCTTGATAGCGACACACCTGCGTGGGCCTGTGTTCCTCACGCAGAAGCTGTTGCCCCTCATTGAAGATGGTGGACGTATCCTCAACGTTTCCTCGGGCTTCACGCGTTTCACGCTCCCCGGATACAGTCTTTATGCGGCGGCAAAGGCCGGGATTGAGGTGCTGACCCGCTTCCTGGCAGTCGAGCTTGGAGCACGACAGATCCGCGTAAACGCAATTTCACCAGGAGCCATCGCGACTGACTTTGGCGGCGGAGCGGTGCGCGACAATGAAGGCGTTAATGCCTACGTCGCTCAGGGCATCGCCCTTGGTCGTGTCGGGCAGCCGGACGATATCGGTGGCGCGGTCGCAGCCATTCTTTCCGATGATCTGGCGTGGGCGAACGGAACGACCTTCGATATCTCCGGCGGGCAGTTGCTCTGAACCCGCACGATGTCGAACCGCTGAGGCTTTGGCCTCATTTTGCTGAGTATTGAGGCGCGGCGGACAGGGCCGTTTTCAGATGTGCCGCCATAAGTTCCGCTGCGCGCTCAAGCTCCCCCAGACCAACCGCTTCTATGATGGCGACGTGCTCGCGGCACCAGTCCTTGACCCGCCGGCGGTTGGTGTAGCCGCCGAATTCCAGCAGTCGGCGCAGCCGGTTCTGCTGCTGAATCGCCTGCAGGAAGAATATATTGCCGCTGAATTCGGCGATCATCTCGTGAAAATTTGCATCGGTTTCGAACAGTTGGCGCGGATCGACAGAGCCTATGTCGGGATGCGCTTCCAGATACAGATGCTGCAACCGGGATCGCTCAAGCGCCGCCGGATCGTGCCGGAAACTGCTTAGCAGAAAACCTGAAGGCTCTATCGTCTTGCGAAAATCGTAGCTGTTGCGCAGGGCTACCTGCGTGTCCAGTGTCGGTAGGAAAGTCCAGCCGCGGCCACTGTTGCGTGCCAGAAGGCCGTCATTGACGAGATTGGTGAGCGTTTTCTGCAGCAGGATCCGGTCGACATCGAAGCGACGTGCAATGTCTGATTGGGTGAAGGTTTCGGCAAGCGCGCCGGACAGGCGTTCCTCCACGATACGCGAATAAAGATCCTGATCAGCCGTCGTTGGAATCTCGACTTCGATACGTTGCAATTCCTCCGGCAGAGCCTTGAGGAAAAAACCCTGATTCTTGCGCGCCTCGACAATGCCGCGCTCGGCAAGAAGCAGCAGCGCTGAGCGCACCGGCGTTCGCGATACGCCGATCATATCGCCGAGCTGTTGCTCACGCATATGATGCCCCGGCTCAAAGCGCGCATCACGGGCGAGGTCAAGAATTTGATTTGCAAGTCGATATCGACCTTGCCGCGGAATGCTGGTCACCGGAATATCCGTAAATTGTACTAAATACACACCACTAGTACGATATAATCGATATTTCTGGCAATCCTTGATTGGCGTTAACACGCACAAATTTCCGTAAGAATAGAAATCGTATCGATGGATGTTGTGTACTGTCTGGCGCGTCAAGGGATTTTTCGATCAAAAGATGCTTCAAAAACGCACATAAAGCTCAAAAAATAGCCATCTGTTTGATGTGCTGATTTTTTAGGTTTTGATGCTTGACTAGCCCTGAATTTGCATTGTACTGATGTTGTCAATCAGAGCAATCATAGCCTGATAAATAGATAAGGGGAACCGTCATGCTTCGATCTGCAGTGGCCGCATTCGCATTGTCCTTCACGCTCGCTCAAGCGGTTTCCGCGGCGGAGCTTCCCAAGTCGGGGCTCGTCGAGGCGACGGCCATCACCTATGGCGTCGCCGCGACGTTTGCGCCTTTCGAGTTTCAGAAAGACGCCAAACTTACGGGCTTCGATATCGATCTGATCGCAGCGCTTTCGGCAAAGCTGAAGGCGCAGGCCAAGCCGATGAACATGGAATTCAAGGGGCTTATTCCCGCCCTGATCGGCGGTCGCATCGATCTCATCAACTCGGCGATGTACATCAATCCGGCGCGCTCGGAGCAGGTCGATTTCATTCCGTACCTGAAGATCGGCAACATGGTGATCGTTCAGGCGGGCAACCCGAAGAAGATCACCGGTCGTGACGATAGCCTGTGCGGTAAAACCGTCGCCGTCACGCTGGGCGGCATTCAGGAGAGCCAGGCGCGTGCCGACGATGTGCGCTGCAAGGCGAAGAACCTTGAAGGCGTAAAGGTCCTGACCTTCCCGACGGCACAGGATTCCGCGTTGACGTTGCGCCAGGGGCGCGCCGACGCAACGTTTGACTCAACGCCGGGTGCAGTCGTCCTGCAGACCGAGGTTCCCGGCGTTTACGAGACGGTCGGCGAAGAGTTCGAGTCCAACACCAGCATCGGCATGGCAACACGCAAGGGCGATACGGCGCTGCAGACGTCCATCAAGGATGCTCTCAGCGAGGTCGTCAGCGACGGTACCTACAAGTCGCTGATCGAAAAGTGGAAGCTGCCGGCATCGGTTGCGATCTTCAAGTGACACGTTTCGAAACCACAGGAAAAGGAGAGCGGGATGTCACTTGATCTGGTCTTCGGCTACGTCTTCTCGCCCGCTTTCTTTCACGGCGCTCTTCTGACGCTTCTCATCACCGTGGTGTCGTTGTTCTTCGGCATGGTGGCGGGTCTGCTCGTGGCCTTGCTGCAGGAATCCGGCATCAAGGTATTGCAGGTCGTCACGCTCATCTATCTCTGGCTGTTCCGCGGCACGCCGGTCCTGTTCCAGATCATCTTCATCTACAATGTCCTGCCAACCTTCGGCATCATGTTGTCGGCCTTCGTCAGCGCGGTGATCGCCCTGTCGCTGAATGAAGGGGCCTACATGGCAGAGATCATTCGCTCCGGCCTTCAGGCGGTTAAGAAGGGACAGCGTACGGCGGGCCTTGCGCTTGGTATGAGCCGTTTCGCCGTGATGCGCCATATCGTCATTCCGCAAGCCGCCCGCATCGTTCTGCCGCCAACGGGTAACCAGATGATCGGCATGCTGAAAACAAGTGCGCTTGTATCGGTCGTCGCCGTCGAGGAACTGTTGCTGGTCGCCAACCAGACGGCGAGTTCCAATTTCAAATATTTCGAGGCTCTGACGGCTGCCGGCATCTATTACCTGCTGCTGACGACCATCTTCATGGTCTTGCAATATCTCCTCGAACGCTCGCTGGACCGCAAGCGGACCCGTGAAAGACGCCGACCCGTTTCGCTGACTGCGCGTCTCACCAGGCTTACTGCAAAAAGCTAATCCAGCTGAAGGAGACAATCATGAGACCTTCCGAAGACAAGCCAGTTCTCGAGATCATGGGGATCAACAAAAGCTTCGGCGATCTTCAGATCCTGAAGGCCTGCAGCCTGAATGTGCGCAGCCGCGAAACCATGGTCATCATCGGTCCGTCGGGGTCCGGCAAGTCCACCCTGCTGCGCTGCATCAACCTGCTGGAACCCGCCGATGACGGTAACATCTTTTTCGAGGGCCGTGACATTGCGGGTGAGATCAGGCGCGCTCCGGAAATCCGCCGTGAGATCGGCATGGTCTTCCAGAACTTCGAGCTGTTCCAGCACCTGACGGCGATCGAAAACATCATGCTGGCACCGATGAAAGTGCTCGGCATGAGCCGTAGCGATGCCCACGATATTGCCATGGACCTGTTGCGCAAGGTCCGTATACCCGAGCGTGCCGACTTCTTTCCCGACGAACTGTCCGGCGGCCAGCAGCAGCGTATCGCGATCGCCCGCGCCCTCGCCATGAAGCCAAAGCTGATGCTCTACGACGAGCCGACGTCCGCGCTGGACCCGGAGATGATCCGTGAAGTGCTGGATGTCATGACCGACCTCAGCAGTGAAGGCATGACCAGCATCGTCGTGACCCACGAAATGGGCTTCGCCAAACGCGCGGCCGATCAGATCGTCTTCATGGAGAACGGCGAAGTGATCGAGAATGCCCCGCGTGACGCCTTCTTCGGTGGAGCCGTCAATGAGCGGGCGACACACTTCCTCGACCAAATCCTGCACTAGGTGAAATGCCATTATGACAAATATGCCAGACATCGCACGCATGAAGCGTGAGCTTGCCGAAATCATCGCCATTCCCAGCGAAAATCCGCCAGGTGGCGAAGCTGCGGTCGCGGCTTATGTCGAGCGGCTTCTGAAGGCCGAAGGCTTCGCCGTGTCGGTGACCGAGTACAAGCCGGGCCGCTTCAACGTCGAAGCGAGGCTGGAAAATGGTCCGGGCCCCGTCTTTGCCTTCAACACCCATATGGATACCGTGCCTGCCGGCGAAGGCTGGACCTCCGACGCCTTCACGCTGCGCGAAACGGATGGCAAGCTGTTCGGCCGTGGTGCCTGCGATTGCAAGGGTCCGCTGATCGCGATGATCGAGGCCATGCGCATGCTGGTCGCCGATCGCACGGCATGGTCAGGCACGCTTCTCGGTGTGTTTGTCGGCGACGAGGAAATCGCCAGCGAAGGTGCCAAATATTATGCTTCGACCCGTCCGAAAATCGATTTCGCCGTGGTTGGGGAGCCGACGTCCAACACCACCTATTCCGCCCACAAGGGCAGTCTGCGACCGGTCGTGCGTGTCCATGGCGTCGTGGCGCATTCCGGCACGCCTCACCTCGGCGACAATGCCATCTACCGTGCAGGCCAGTTGCTGACACTGGTGGAGGCCTATCACAACGAGGTCGTCCGCACCCGCACGCGCCCGCTTGTCGGCGAGGCGAGCCTGACCGTGACCCGCATCTCCGGCGGCCATGCCGACAACGTCTTGCCGGGCTCATGCGAAATTCTCCTCGACCGCCGCATGGTGCCTGGCGAAAACGAGGATGCGGTGAAGCAGGAGTTTGCCGGTCTTCTCAAGGACGCCTACGATCGCTTTGGCGTCAAGGCCGAGATCGTAGACTACAAGGCGACGACCGGAAGCGCGACGGAAACGGCCGGTGACCAGCCGATCGTCGTCGCGAGCCTTGAGGCATGCAGGGAAAATGGAACTACCGATCCCGGTCCCTTCGGCTTCCAGGGTGGCTGTGACCTGGTGCATTTCCGCTCGCTCGGCGCTCAGGGCACGGTGATCGGTCCGGGCAGTCTTTCGGTGGCGCACAAGCCTGACGAGTTCGTGCCGTTGGACGAATTCGTCACCTGCAGCGTCATCTATCGCGACGTCGCCAGAAAAATGCTGCAGCCGAACCAATGAGAGCCACTCTCTACAGAGCCATGTTGCAATATGGCGGCGGCCTGCTTCTCCATACCGCGTCGTCGGGACCGGTGGGCGGTCTGGACACACTTTATCTGAGGCTGGAGCGCGGCGAACATGTCGGTATCGGTGAAGTCCGCATCAATATCGCCTATCTGAACGGCCTCAGCCCGGAGATGTGCCTTGAGCAGGCTCTGGCCGTTCTGGAGGATATCAACTGGTCGGTCGGGTCGTCGATAATCCAGGCTGTCCTTTCGAAACGGACGGATGTCATCGCGCCGGTGCGCATGCTGATCGACATGGCTCTCCATGACCTGATGGCGCGCGAGAGCAATGTTCCCGTCAGTGCGATACTCGGCGGCGAGGCTGGTCAGCCGGTCCGCTATGCCACCAATCAGACGCTTTTCATATCTTCGGCCGAGCAGTTTCTCATGCAGGCCGAAGCTTACGTGAACAGAGGTTTTCACGACCTGAAAGTGCGCGTCGGCGGCGGTGATTTTGCCGATGATCTTGCGCGCCTGGCAGCTCTGCGGCAGCGTTTCGGCGACGGCGTCAAACTGGCGATCGATGCCAACGGCTCATGGGGCGAGGCGGAAGCGGAAGAGAACCTGAAAACACTTGCCCGTTTCGGGCTGACGTATGTCGAGCAGCCGGTGGCGCCAGGTGACTGGGACATGCTGAACCGGCTGGCCGAGAAAAGCCCGCTGCCGTTGATGCTCGACGAAAGCGTCGCCACCCCATCCGACATCGATGCGATCATCGTTGCCGGCGGCCGGCTGTGGGGGCACCTGAAGCTTGTGAAACTCGGCGGTCTCACCGCAAGCCTTGCGGCTGCCAAGCGCCTTTCGGATGCGGGCATTCCGTTCATGGTGGGCCAGATGAACGAAGGCGCGGTCGCAACGGCAGCCGCACTTCATCTCAGCTGCGCGGTGCAGCCCCGCTTTGCCGAACTTTATGGTGCCGACGGGCTGGAGAACGATGCCGCAGCCGGTCTCGTTTATGCAAACGGCGACGTCGAGGGACCAGCCACAAGCGGGTTGGGTTTGAAATTCGATGCGTCGAAGGCGCATCTCGTCAAGGAGTTTGGATTATGAGCATACCCAGCGATATCGTTCAGGGACAGGAATCGGCATTCCCGCGGG
The DNA window shown above is from Agrobacterium tumefaciens and carries:
- a CDS encoding ribulose-bisphosphate carboxylase large subunit family protein, with the protein product MTSPTRIEADYVLETYLPPEQAAAIIAGEQSSGTFVAVPGETPELKARSAARVERLEPIATYNGTPALEGRYAANETMSLHRVEMTLSWPCETVGTSLPNVIATVAGNLFELACVTGLRITDIRLPPPFFQKYKGPAFGIAGTRDLSGVAKGPLIGTIVKPSVGLTAEQTASLVKELVDGGIDFIKDDELQSDSTICPFDARVDSVMRVINNAADRTGKKVMYAFNLTGDMDEMRHRHDKLVAAGATCMMVSLNSVGLAGFLDLRSSSELPIHAHRNGWGYLSRHPSLGWSYIAWQKIWRLAGADHMHVNGIDNKFSEDNDSVLRSARECLTPMSADKPCLAVPVFSSGQTARQAHGTYAGLQSEDLIVTAGGGIVAHPKGPAAGVQALRDAYQAAITGESLESAARRSDELKLAMEMRA
- a CDS encoding four-carbon acid sugar kinase family protein codes for the protein MKRAISPLPPGPLVSFYGDDFTGSSASMEAFAWQGIKTVLFLGVPSAERLAEFPDYRCIGIAGIARSKSPSWMDAHLPAIFERLAQTGAPVIQYKVCSTFDSAPHIGSIGRAADIGAKLFPGPIPMLVGDLGMGRVQIFGNLFAQADGVYYRLDRHPTMAEHPSTPMRESDLARHLASQTNLPVSNIDMHQLRRDADDPANWELPENSQIYSIDLLDVETLRAAGQAIWTMGKAQKFVIGSQGVQAALASYWRSEGLLTDPPVETSIRAVDRIAVVSGSVSPMTATQIEHATSHGYEAIRLDLDRVSDRNAWNAEINQAVDKSKAVLSAGRDPLVFTARGPDDPAVRQFREKFYSDRKTAEAVNDLIGSSLGQILDRLITETGLTRVVLSGGDTSSHAALHLKIDALTSVAKLAPGGPLCRAHSTDPSRNGIEIAMKGGQVGAADYFVAARNGRT
- a CDS encoding SDR family NAD(P)-dependent oxidoreductase, with the protein product MPQEKKTRVALVTGSAMGIGYAIAHQLASDGYTVIIADINEEAADKAASELGAVNLKARSVVMDVGNPDSIANAFDVVAREYGRCDVLVNNAGIAKTFPFIDFPYDNWAATLNINVTGTFLCSQHAARLMQSSRWGRIINIASVAGERAVGHGRTAYGVSKAAVIGLTRQMSAELATYGITSNAVAPGPVDTPLTEVLHSAEFRATYTAAIPAKRYGKPSEIAAAVSFLASDGAGYVNGAVIPVDGGFLAAGALPV
- a CDS encoding 2-keto-3-deoxygluconate permease: MEKLQFRKGSSSVPFFKTMQAVPAGMMLIPLIMGVLINSFAPDALKIGGFTQALFKDGALALIGLLIFATGAQITGSHSGKAAAATTGVVLVCKTLIPAAIAVILGLIFGLEGFWGISILALLAIMGNSNGALWLAFAGEYGDERDTGAYVASAFDDGPFLAMIFLGASGLGQIPVMALVAAIVPFALGLLVGAVDREWTRVLDSVPSITIPFMSFAVGTGISLGAVLTGGLQGLFLGVGVVLFTGGLTYLGYRHILRRGPKSGIGFAAGTTAGNAVAVPMAVAVADPRFLPFVESATAQTATAVLVTAVLAPIVASWVLRKSGGLSVHDPVAENVAAA
- a CDS encoding AraC family transcriptional regulator, whose product is MTDELPQHIDIALRHASPGLVVTSIPRLELSIGRATTGKAPCLYRSMICFILQGSKHVAINDQRLSYDPSHYLISALDLPLIGQVMDAGDGKPYIAVSLILDPAILADVASTMPQVRDADPRGVGISINPMTPALRDTLLRLLSLLDTPADIPVLAPMAERELLYRLLQGPQGRLLRQIAQPEGPLDRIRRAVAWIRDNYNAQLRIEELCNASGMSRASLHRHFLAMTGLSPLQYQKQLRLQEARQLLLAGDRNASDVAFAVGYESPSQFSREYLRQFGTPPARSARQIRQSIGHSAMS
- a CDS encoding SDR family NAD(P)-dependent oxidoreductase, which gives rise to MTNQIALITGASRGLGRNIALHLAKRGVHIIGTYRSGSAEAEALRHEIEALGGKAVMLALDVTDVASFAAFAGQVANALVAEFGRERFDFLVNNAGNGLFANFTEATEEQFESLIATHLRGPVFLTQKLLPLIEDGGRILNVSSGFTRFTLPGYSLYAAAKAGIEVLTRFLAVELGARQIRVNAISPGAIATDFGGGAVRDNEGVNAYVAQGIALGRVGQPDDIGGAVAAILSDDLAWANGTTFDISGGQLL
- a CDS encoding GntR family transcriptional regulator, which encodes MTSIPRQGRYRLANQILDLARDARFEPGHHMREQQLGDMIGVSRTPVRSALLLLAERGIVEARKNQGFFLKALPEELQRIEVEIPTTADQDLYSRIVEERLSGALAETFTQSDIARRFDVDRILLQKTLTNLVNDGLLARNSGRGWTFLPTLDTQVALRNSYDFRKTIEPSGFLLSSFRHDPAALERSRLQHLYLEAHPDIGSVDPRQLFETDANFHEMIAEFSGNIFFLQAIQQQNRLRRLLEFGGYTNRRRVKDWCREHVAIIEAVGLGELERAAELMAAHLKTALSAAPQYSAK
- a CDS encoding ABC transporter substrate-binding protein, which encodes MLRSAVAAFALSFTLAQAVSAAELPKSGLVEATAITYGVAATFAPFEFQKDAKLTGFDIDLIAALSAKLKAQAKPMNMEFKGLIPALIGGRIDLINSAMYINPARSEQVDFIPYLKIGNMVIVQAGNPKKITGRDDSLCGKTVAVTLGGIQESQARADDVRCKAKNLEGVKVLTFPTAQDSALTLRQGRADATFDSTPGAVVLQTEVPGVYETVGEEFESNTSIGMATRKGDTALQTSIKDALSEVVSDGTYKSLIEKWKLPASVAIFK